The following coding sequences lie in one Candidatus Zixiibacteriota bacterium genomic window:
- a CDS encoding alanine/ornithine racemase family PLP-dependent enzyme: MNRVTINLNRLRHNLDVINNWMEAHNASWTVVTKVLCGHVDAIRALQILGVRSMGDSRLSNFEVIEKIVDDFEAWYLRVPDKTSIPDVVRLADVSLNSEIEIIKELNQEARRQKKTHRIIIMIELGDLREGILPGTLINFYEEVFELSNIEVLGIGANLGCLAGAVPNVDQFMQLILYRELLELKFKHNLRMISGGSSAVLPLLLDGSLPKDINHFRIGESIFLGTDLVNGGTLPQLRNDVVLLEAEIAEIKEKGLIPTGETTNMTPFSPEGENGAQPGQRGYRALVSVGQLDTDVGGLTPLNPNHKIAGASSDIIVVNLDDNPENLTIGDTIKFKCNYSAMLRLMNSRYLDIVVQPSLDEFKTMMMSKSKSRIKPVLEELKIVEGNGSEDK; the protein is encoded by the coding sequence ATGAATCGTGTAACTATCAATCTTAACCGCCTGCGCCATAACCTGGATGTAATCAACAACTGGATGGAAGCTCACAATGCTTCCTGGACTGTTGTCACCAAGGTGCTGTGCGGTCATGTCGACGCGATCCGGGCGCTTCAGATCCTGGGTGTGCGGTCGATGGGTGATTCACGTTTGTCGAATTTCGAGGTGATCGAAAAGATCGTCGATGATTTCGAAGCCTGGTACCTGCGTGTTCCGGACAAGACGTCGATTCCGGATGTGGTCCGGCTGGCAGATGTCAGTTTAAACAGCGAAATCGAAATCATAAAAGAATTAAACCAAGAAGCCCGTCGCCAGAAGAAAACCCACCGGATCATTATCATGATCGAGCTGGGTGACCTGCGCGAGGGAATCCTGCCGGGAACGCTGATAAATTTCTACGAGGAGGTTTTCGAACTTTCCAATATCGAGGTCCTCGGGATTGGCGCAAACCTGGGATGCCTCGCGGGTGCTGTGCCTAATGTCGACCAGTTCATGCAGTTGATTCTCTACCGTGAATTGCTTGAGTTGAAATTCAAGCACAACCTGCGAATGATTTCTGGCGGTTCAAGCGCTGTCCTTCCACTGTTGTTGGATGGTTCTCTGCCGAAGGATATTAATCACTTCAGGATCGGTGAATCTATCTTTCTGGGTACTGATCTTGTCAACGGTGGAACTCTGCCCCAGCTTCGAAACGATGTCGTCCTGCTGGAGGCCGAGATCGCCGAGATCAAGGAAAAAGGCTTGATCCCGACCGGCGAAACAACAAATATGACACCGTTTTCGCCCGAGGGTGAGAACGGCGCTCAACCCGGTCAACGCGGATACCGCGCCCTGGTTTCTGTCGGCCAGCTCGATACCGATGTGGGCGGTTTGACACCGCTCAACCCCAATCACAAGATCGCCGGCGCATCTTCAGATATCATCGTGGTCAACCTCGATGATAACCCGGAAAATCTGACTATTGGGGATACGATCAAGTTCAAATGCAACTACTCGGCTATGTTGCGGCTGATGAACAGCCGTTATCTCGATATCGTGGTGCAACCATCCCTGGATGAGTTTAAAACCATGATGATGTCGAAAAGCAAATCCCGTATAAAACCTGTATTAGAAGAATTGAAGATAGTGGAAGGAAACGGTAGCGAAGACAAGTAA